Proteins encoded together in one Phalacrocorax aristotelis chromosome 7, bGulAri2.1, whole genome shotgun sequence window:
- the DVL3 gene encoding segment polarity protein dishevelled homolog DVL-3 isoform X5, translated as MAAAETKIIYHLDEQETPYLVKLPIPAERVTLGDFKGLLNRPNYKFYFKSMDDDFGVVKEEISDDNAKLPCFNGRVVSWLVSAEGSHSDAGSVCADNQTELPPSMERTGGIGDSRPPSFHPNTGGSRENLDNETETDSVVSSQRERPRRKDGPDHAPRVNGTVKGERRRDLGGYESSSTLMSSELETTSFFDSDEDDSTSRFSSSTEQSSASRLMRRHKRRRRKQKAPRIERSSSFSSITDSTMSLNIITVTLNMEKYNFLGISIVGQSNERGDGGIYIGSIMKGGAVAADGRIEPGDMLLQVNDINFENMSNDDAVRVLREIVHKPGPITLTVAKCWDPSPRGCFSLPRSEPIRPIDPAAWVSHTAAMTGTYPAYGMSPSMSTITSTSSSITSSIPETERLDDFHLSIHSDMATIVKAMASPESGLEVRDRMWLKITIPNAFIGSDVVDWLYHHVEGFTDRRESRKYASNLLKAGYIRHTVNKITFSEQCYYIFGDLCGNMANLSLHDHDGSSGASDQDTLAPLPHPGAAPWPMAFPYQYPPPHPYNPHPGFPDPGYSYGGGSAGSQHSEGSRSSGSNRSGSERRKEREKTGESKSGGSGSESDHTTRSSMRRERAASERSVPASQHSQRSQHSLAHSIRSHHSQQSYGPPGLPPLFSPPMLLMPPPPSAMGPPGAPPGRDLASVPPELTASRQSFRMAMGNPSEFFVDVM; from the exons gGTGGTGAAAGAAGAAATCTCAGATGACAATGCCAAGCTTCCCTGCTTCAACGGCCGGGTGGTGTCATGG CTGGTGTCTGCAGAGGGTTCCCATTCAGATGCTGGCTCAGTCTGTGCCGATAACCAGACAGAGCTGCCACCCTCCATGGAGCGCACAGGAGGAATTGGAGACTCTAGGCCCCCCTCTTTCCA CCCTAACACCGGGGGGAGTCGGGAAAACTTGGACAATGAGACAGAGACAGACTCGGTGGTGTCATCGCAAAGGGAACGACCTCGTCGGAAAGATGGGCCTGACCATG CACCCAGGGTGAATGGGACAGTGAAGGGAGAGCGGCGCCGAGACCTGGGCGGGTACGAGAGCTCCTCCACGCTCATGAGCAGTGAGCTGGAGACCACCAGCTTCTTTGATTCAGATGAAGATGACTCCACCAGCAG GTTTAGCAGTtcgacagagcagagcagtgcttCCCGTTTAATGAGGAGGCACAAGCGACGCCGACGGAAACAGAAGGCTCCACGCATTGAGCGG TCATCGTCCTTCAGCAGCATCACAGACTCCACCATGTCCCTGAACATCATCACGGTCACGCTGAACATGG AGAAATACAACTTTCTGGGCATTTCTATTGTGGGACAGAGCAATGAGCGTGGGGATGGAGGCATTTACATTGGCTCTATCATGAAGGGTGGCGCTGTGGCAGCTGATGGCAGGATTGAGCCAGGAGACATGCTCTTGCAG GTAAATGACATCAACTTTGAGAACATGAGCAATGACGATGCAGTGCGGGTGCTGAGGGAGATTGTGCACAAGCCGGG GCCCATCACCCTGACGGTGGCCAAGTGCTGGGACCCCAGCCCCCGGGGCTGCTTCTCGTTACCCAGGA GTGAGCCCATCCGGCCCATCGACCCGGCAGCCTGGGTGTCTCACACAGCAGCGATGACTGGCACCTACCCAGCGTACGGTATGAGTCCATCCATGAGCACAATcacttccaccagctcctccaTCACCAGCTCCATCCCAGAGACTGAAC GCCTCGATGACTTTCACCTGTCCATCCACAGCGACATGGCCACCATTGTCAAAGCCATGGCCTCACCAGAGTCAGGCCTGGAGGTGCGTGACCGCATGTGGCTGAAGATCACCATCCCCAATGCCTTCATTG GTTCGGATGTGGTGGATTGGCTCTATCACCACGTGGAGGGTTTTACGGACCGTCGTGAATCCCGCAAATATGCCAGCAACCTGCTGAAGGCTGGTTACATCCGACATACCGTGAACAAGATCACCTTCTCGGAGCAATGCTATTATATCTTCGGGGACCTCTGTGGAA ACATGGCTAATCTTTCTCTTCACGATCACGATGGCTCCAGTGGTGCCTCCGATCAGGACACTTTGGCTCCACTCCCCCACCCAGGAGCTGCACCCTGGCCTATGGCTTTCCCGTACCAGTATCCACCACCTCATCCATACAACCCCCACCCTGGCTTCCCTGACCCAGGCTACAGCTATGGAgggggcagtgcaggcagccagcacagTGAAG GGAGCCGGAGCAGTGGTTCCAATCGCAGCGGCAgcgagaggaggaaggagagagagaagaccGGGGAGTCCAAGTCTGGCGGCAGTGGGAGTGAGTCGGACCACACCACGAGGAGCAGTATGCGGCGTGAGCGTGCGGCCAGCGAGCGCTcagtgccagccagccagcacagccagcgTAGCCAGCACTCTCTGGCTCACAGCATCCGCAGCCACCACAGCCAGCAGTCGTACGGGCCACCCGGCCTCCCCCCTCTCTTCAGCCCCCCCATGTTGCTGATGCCTCCACCACCTTCAGCCATGGGGCCCCCTGGGGCGCCGCCAGGCCGTGACCTGGCCTCTGTGCCCCCCGAACTGACAGCCAGTAGACAGTCCTTCCGAATGGCCATGGGCAACCCCAGTGAGTTCTTTGTGGATGTAATGTGA